TACTGGTGGAAATCTTGAACTGCTTCTTTCAAAATATATTGGTGAAACTGTTACAATCTTTACTGCTAGCGGTGGGCAATCTGGCTCTGGATTTACAGGTGTGATTTTAAGCGTAAATAATTGCTTTGTACGTCTTTTAACTCGTATCGGCCCTCCTCCGGGATGTGCTTTAGGTAATTCTTGCACAGGCTTTAACCCATTCTATGGTTACGGTGGTGGATACGGATATGGCTACGGCTATGGTCCAATCCAACCAGCCAGTGAAACCGGTGCAGTTACTGCCGGCGGATGGAATGGATACCCTGTATATACAGTTGGTTCTGTTGCAGATATTCCACTTGATTCCATCGTATCCTTTGTTCATAATGCAGTATAATATTCCCTCTCGCAAAAAGAGAAGCCCTAGGGCTTCTCTTTTGCTTTAAAATAAAAATAGTGACTAAGTCCTGGCTGCCTCTGTCCTCTCAAGATGTCAAAAATTCAAGAAAAGTACCTGATTGCTAAGTATCTCTTTTCAATTAATAACCTCGAAAATCATCTTTTCGAGGGTAAAATATTGTACTTTTTACTTTTAATAATTACTGAGCTGTTAAGCCGCCATCAACAACGAATTCAGAACCTGTTGAATAGCTGGATTCATCTGAAGCCAAGAATAATACCATATTGGATACTTCTTCTGGTTGTGCAATACGTTTTAATGGAATGAATTTTGCAAATTCCTCAATAGCATCCTTTGCATCTTCTTGTTGAATCATGGGTGTCGCAATGACACCAGGATGTACGGAGTTAACACGAATTCCTTTGCGTGTAAGTTCAATTGCTGCAGCTTTCGTCATACCACGTACTGCGAATTTCGTATCTGTATAGCCAATCGCACCACCAACTAAACCATTTATTGAAGAAACATTGATGATTGAACCTTTGCCTGCTTTCTCCATTGATGGGACAACTGCTCGCATACCTAAAAACACAGATACTTGGTTAATATCAACAATACGGCGGTATTCTTCCAATGACATATCCATAATTGATTTGTTCACTGAAATTCCTGCATTATTGACTAAAATATTGACTGGGCCAAAAACTTCTTCCGCCTTCGCTACAACAACTTTCCAATCCTCTTCACTGGTTACATCTTGCTTCACAAAAATGGCATTTTCGCCTAACTCAGCTGCCACTGCCTGACCTTTTTCTTCATTTAAGTCTGTTAATACAACTTTTGCCCCTTCTTCTACAAAGAGTTTAGCGTGGGCAGCGCCCATACCTTGTGCAGCGCCTGTAATGATTGCTACTTTGTTTTCTAATCGTTTCATAAGACCCCTCCATAGTTTTCATCATATTAGTCATTATTTTATTATATAATTTACACTTTGTAAGTTAAGTGTTTTAAAAAAGTTACAAAGGCTTATTTTCCCTGGCAAAATCGACACATATTATATTTTGTCCAATTTAAAAAGAATTAGTACAACTGGATTTTGCCATTAAAAAACTGACTCCCTATGTTAGATTTTTAGATCTAACCTTTGAGAATCAGTATAAAACCATTCTTTCTTATTTCACAAATAGGGCTAATCGCTTCTTTTAAATAACTATTAATCTCCATCTAAAAGATTGCCAAGGCCCCCCACCAGGTCCAGTACACTTCCTTCTCCTTTTCTTCCTCCTGTTATTCTTGGCGCAGCACTATAAACTCGATCCGCTAATCGACTAAAAG
This is a stretch of genomic DNA from Defluviitalea raffinosedens. It encodes these proteins:
- a CDS encoding glucose 1-dehydrogenase produces the protein MKRLENKVAIITGAAQGMGAAHAKLFVEEGAKVVLTDLNEEKGQAVAAELGENAIFVKQDVTSEEDWKVVVAKAEEVFGPVNILVNNAGISVNKSIMDMSLEEYRRIVDINQVSVFLGMRAVVPSMEKAGKGSIINVSSINGLVGGAIGYTDTKFAVRGMTKAAAIELTRKGIRVNSVHPGVIATPMIQQEDAKDAIEEFAKFIPLKRIAQPEEVSNMVLFLASDESSYSTGSEFVVDGGLTAQ